TAACACCTACTTTGACGGCTTCCCGGCGGAACTGATTGAGAAATTCGAAGCGGCTACCGGACGCAAGGTCATCGGCAACAAGCCAGCTTCCGGTACCGAGATTCTCGTGGAATACGGCGAGGAGCAGATGAAAACGGGGGCATGGATTGTCTATACCTCGGCGGACAGCGTATTCCAGCTTGCGGCACATGAAGATATTATTCCTCTGGAGGAGCTGTACAGCGCCTGTAAAATCGCCCGTGAGCTGACTATGGCTCCCGAATTCTCCGTAGGCCGTGTGATTGCCCGCCCTTATGTCGGCGAGCCGGGAAATTTCGTACGTACACCGAACCGCCATGATTATGCGGTGAAGCCGCCGGAGCCAACGGTGATGAATGCGCTGGAGGATATCGGCAAGGATGTGATTGCTGTCGGCAAGATCAATGATATTTTTACCGGCGAAGGGGTAACCGCAACTTATCCGACCAAAAGCAATGAACACGGCATCCAGATTACCATCGACGAGCTGCGCAAGCCGTTTAACGGATTCCTGTTCACCAATCTGGTGGACTTTGATTCCCTCTACGGCCACCGCCGTGATCCGGAAGGCTACGGCCGTGCGCTGGAGGTATTCGATCAGGCGCTGCCTGAGCTGCTCAGTACTCTCGGTGAGGATGATCTGCTGATCATCTCCGCAGACCATGGCAATGACCCTATCCATGCCGGAACGGACCACACGCGCGAGTATGTGCCGCTCTTGGTCTACAGCCCGAGATTCAAGACTCCCGGCAGCCTCGGCATCCGTCAGACCTTCTCGGATGTGGCCGCCACAATCGCCGATAACTTCGGGGCGAAGGCTCCGCAGTACGGGACAAGCTTCCTATCTGAATTACAGTAATCACACCACAGATTGAACTGAATTTATGAAAAAAGAAGGAGTGTAACCCATGACCACTATAACCTCAAGCAAAATTCAAGAAGCAGCCGTATATATCAAAGATAAATGCACCGTCGCCCCCGAAATCGGGCTGATCCTGGGCTCCGGCCTCGGCGTTCTGGCGGATCTGATCACAGATGAAGTTGTTATTCCTTATCATGAGATTCCTCATTTCCCGGTGTCCACGGTTGAAGGACATGAAGGTGAGCTGCTGATCGGCATGATCGAAGGCCGCCGCGTGGTCATGATGAAGGGCCGCTTCCACATGTATGAAGGCTACGGCCCTGAGGTTACAGCCTTTCCGGTTCGTGTGATGAAGGAGCTGGGTGTAACCAGCCTGCTGGTCACCAACGCTGCCGGTGGCGTTAACACCGAATACACACCGGGCGATCTCATGCTGATCACAGACCACCTGAACCTGACCGGACGCAATCCGCTGAGCGGACCGAATGACAATGCGCTGGGCGTACGGTTCCCGGATATGTCTTCAGCTTACAGCCCGCGTCTGATTGCAGCCGCCAAGGAAGCTGCTGCGGCACTGAATTTCGAGTTCAAGGAAGGCGTATACGCCGGTCTGCTCGGACCGAACTATGAGACTCCTGCTGAGATCGTAATGCTGCGCCGCCAGGGAGCAGATGCCGTAGGCATGTCCACCGTATCTGAGACTATCGTTGCCCGTCATGCCGGGATTGAAGTGCTGGGCATTTCCTGTATCACCAACATGGCAGCCGGAATTCTTCCGCAGCCGCTGAATCATGCAGAGGTAATGGAGACCGCTGAGCGTGTGCGCGAGCAGTTCCTGAAGCTTGTGCTTGCTTTTATCCCCAAAATGTAGGTACTGCTTCACGTACGCGTTATTCTATACACAATCCATATCCGGGAGGATCAATCGATGACAACACCAACCACAGTCCCATACGGCACTCAAGTTCAGGAAGCTGCTGCTTATATTCAATCCAAATTCGGCGGTTATACACCGGCAATCGGCCTTATTCTGGGTTCAGGACTTGGAGACCTGGGCGACCAGATCGAAGATGCAGTCTACCTGCCTTATGAAGAAATTCCGCATTTCCCCCATTCAACGGTAGAAGGTCATGCCGGACGGTTCGTGATCGGTAAGCTGGAAGGCAAGGATGTTATGATCATGCAAGGCCGTTTTCACTACTATGAAGGTTATGAGATGCGCAAGGTAGTCCTTCCGGTCTATGTAATGGCTAAGCTGGGCATCGGCACGCTTGTCATTACCAACGCTGGTGGCGGAATGAACAGAGCGTTCAAGGCAGGCGACCTGATGCTGATTACCGATCACCTCAATATGACTGGCGACAACCCGCTAATTGGACCGAATGATCCGGAGCTCGGCGTAAGATTCCCTGATATGTCCAGTGCGTATGACCCAGAATATATTGAGCTTGCGAAAAAGCTTGCAGGCGGAGTTACTGGTGTGGACGGTGAAGCGCTTGTCCTGCAGGAAGGCGTATATGCCGGCATCAGCGGCCCGACTTATGAGACCCCGGCTGAGCTGAAAATGCTGGCTTATCTCGGCGGCGATGCCGTAGGCATGTCCACCGTGCCCGAGGTTATCGTAGCCAGCCACAGCAAGCTGCGCGTGCTCGGCATTACCTGTATCACAGACATGGCGATCGGCGATGAGCTGGAGCCGCTCACCCATGAGCAGGTAGTTAAAGTGGCGAACCTGACCAAGCCTAAATTCATCGGACTGGTGCGTGCCTTCGTCCGTGAGGTGCAGGTCTGATGCGTGCCGTTGATCTCATTCAGAAGAAAAGAGACGGCGGTGAACTCAGCCGCGAAGAAATCGCTTTTCTGATTCAAGGCTACAGCAAGGGGGAGATCCCGGATTATCAGATCTCCGCTTGGGCAATGGCTGTGTATTTCCGCGGTATGAACGCGCGGGAGACCGGCGACCTGACCCTAGAGATGGCGATGTCCGGTGACCAGGTCGACCTTAGTCCGATTGCGGGCATCAAGGTGGACAAGCATTCTACCGGAGGCGTGGGTGATAAGACGACGGTTGTGCTTGCACCGCTGGTCGCAGCGGCCGGAGTTCCTGTAGCCAAAATGTCCGGGCGCGGCCTGGGCCACACCGGAGGCACACTGGATAAGCTGGAGTCGATCACAGGCTTCTCGGTGGAGATGGACCGGGAGCGGTTCTTCGCCCAGGTGGGCGAGATCGGCGCAGCTGTGATCGGCCAGTCCGGCAACATCACGCCAGCAGACAAGAAGTTGTATGCCCTGCGTGATGTGACGGCCACAGTGGAATCCATTCCGCTTATTGCCAGCTCCGTCATGAG
The sequence above is a segment of the Paenibacillus sp. FSL R7-0204 genome. Coding sequences within it:
- a CDS encoding purine-nucleoside phosphorylase; translated protein: MTTPTTVPYGTQVQEAAAYIQSKFGGYTPAIGLILGSGLGDLGDQIEDAVYLPYEEIPHFPHSTVEGHAGRFVIGKLEGKDVMIMQGRFHYYEGYEMRKVVLPVYVMAKLGIGTLVITNAGGGMNRAFKAGDLMLITDHLNMTGDNPLIGPNDPELGVRFPDMSSAYDPEYIELAKKLAGGVTGVDGEALVLQEGVYAGISGPTYETPAELKMLAYLGGDAVGMSTVPEVIVASHSKLRVLGITCITDMAIGDELEPLTHEQVVKVANLTKPKFIGLVRAFVREVQV
- the deoB gene encoding phosphopentomutase, with the protein product MSSFKRIGFIVLDSVGIGEAPDAANFGDTGSHTLGHILERVPGLKLPNLQQLGLANIAPLPPLEPVTAPTGYYGKMQEVSVGKDTMTGHWELMGLKIEVPFNTYFDGFPAELIEKFEAATGRKVIGNKPASGTEILVEYGEEQMKTGAWIVYTSADSVFQLAAHEDIIPLEELYSACKIARELTMAPEFSVGRVIARPYVGEPGNFVRTPNRHDYAVKPPEPTVMNALEDIGKDVIAVGKINDIFTGEGVTATYPTKSNEHGIQITIDELRKPFNGFLFTNLVDFDSLYGHRRDPEGYGRALEVFDQALPELLSTLGEDDLLIISADHGNDPIHAGTDHTREYVPLLVYSPRFKTPGSLGIRQTFSDVAATIADNFGAKAPQYGTSFLSELQ
- a CDS encoding purine-nucleoside phosphorylase; amino-acid sequence: MTTITSSKIQEAAVYIKDKCTVAPEIGLILGSGLGVLADLITDEVVIPYHEIPHFPVSTVEGHEGELLIGMIEGRRVVMMKGRFHMYEGYGPEVTAFPVRVMKELGVTSLLVTNAAGGVNTEYTPGDLMLITDHLNLTGRNPLSGPNDNALGVRFPDMSSAYSPRLIAAAKEAAAALNFEFKEGVYAGLLGPNYETPAEIVMLRRQGADAVGMSTVSETIVARHAGIEVLGISCITNMAAGILPQPLNHAEVMETAERVREQFLKLVLAFIPKM